The window CACAAAATAATAGTTTTGATAGAGATTTTATGAAAAGATTTTTAATAAATGGAACAAATATGATTCCAGGAGAAAGTACTATAACCTTTGAAACTATTGTAAAAGAAAGAATCTTTGAAAATATAAATAAAACAAACTTCTCAACTAAAAAAAATATAGAGCATGATTTTAACCTTTTGGAAAAACAGTTAGGAAGAATACCTTTGCTTAATGATTTTTTCCAAAGGGATATGATAGAGCCTAGCGTTATATTAAAGTTTAGAAAAGATTATGATGAGATTTTAAAGACGTTGAGACCAACTCTATCTTTAGGTGAACTTTCAAAACTTGAAAAAAACTATCTAACTTTTTTATCGTCTGCTTTCACTCCAAGTAAAAGAGTCCATGAAATTGTTATTTTAAAAACTTTGTTACTTAATAAAGATAGTTCTATAGAGGATATAGAGAAGATTTTAGAAAAAGATTACTTTTTAATAGAGCAGAGGGAAAATATTGAAAATGCAATAAAACATTTGTCTAAAAATATTTTTACTAGCTTATCTACAATAAAAGAGTATGAAGCAATAGTAGAAGAGGGAGATAGATTTAGTTTAAAAAAAGAGTTTGAAAAGAGCTATGAAAAAAATAGTTACTTTAAAATTTTAATAGATGATTTGATAGAGTATAATCTGAATTATGTTTTGAAAAATTATAAGCAAACTACAAAAGAGACAATATTAAGGTATAAAGAGTACACAAAACAAGAGGCTTTTTGGAATCTGAATTTAGATTTTAATAACGGTTATCAAGTGAGTGGTTATACAATATTTGAAGAGCAAAGAAAGGTTATTATATTTATAACACTAGATGATTCATCTCCATTTGCTGTTTATAACAATGAATTTCACGATCAAAGACAATTTACATGGTTTTCTAAGAATAATAGATACTTAGAAAGAAAAGGAGTTTTAACTGGAGAGGGGAAAATTGCTAATAACTACTATACAATAGAGGTATTTTTAAAGAAAAAATCTGGAGAGAACTTCTTTTATTTAGGAGAGGTTGAAAAAGTTTTAAGTTTTAAAGAGAGCATAGGTAAAAAAGGAGATCCTTTGGTTGAGTATGAGTTAAAGCTAAAGTATGATATAGATTCAGATCTATTTAGCTATTTTAATTTATAAAATGAAATTGACAAATGAATTAAACTATACTAGAATGTGCATATATAAGAAAACATAATTTTTCTTAATTTACGTACTGAAAAGGAGGACAAAAATGTCAAGTTGTAATTCATGCCCATCTCAAGGGTCATGCTCAAAGGAATCTACAAGTTGCGGAATTGTTAATAATCCTGCAAATAAAATAAAAAAAGTAATCGGTGTTATGAGTGGAAAAGGTGGAGTTGGAAAATCAACAGTTTCTACTTTACTAGTTAAGCAGTTAGCTGATCAAGGATATAAAGTAGGTATTATGGATGCTGATATAACAGGGCCAAGTATCCCAAGACTATTAGGTTTAAGTGGAGAGAGAGCTGGAGGAAAAGGAAATGATATATATCCAGTTGTAACTAAAGATGGAATAAAGGTTATCTCTTTAAACTTTTTAGTTGAAAATGAAAATGATCCAGTACTATGGAGAGGACCAATAGTGGGAAGAGCTGTAAAACAGTTTTGGGAAGATGTTATTTGGGGAGAGTTAGACTACTTAATTATAGATATGCCTCCTGGAACAGGTGACGTAGCCTTAACTGTTATGCAATCAATACCACTAAATGGTATTGTAATGGTATCAGTACCTCAAG of the Cetobacterium sp. NK01 genome contains:
- a CDS encoding Mrp/NBP35 family ATP-binding protein — encoded protein: MSSCNSCPSQGSCSKESTSCGIVNNPANKIKKVIGVMSGKGGVGKSTVSTLLVKQLADQGYKVGIMDADITGPSIPRLLGLSGERAGGKGNDIYPVVTKDGIKVISLNFLVENENDPVLWRGPIVGRAVKQFWEDVIWGELDYLIIDMPPGTGDVALTVMQSIPLNGIVMVSVPQDMISMIVAKAVKMANQMDVEVLGVVENMSYVVCPGCETKIKLFNGESTDSFLKENGLSLLGELPMVSSICNLSVEGYEKNKDEINNIFNPVTENVLKKVRV